A region of the Emys orbicularis isolate rEmyOrb1 chromosome 6, rEmyOrb1.hap1, whole genome shotgun sequence genome:
CATCATCTTGGAAACCTTGTGTATTTGTACCTTGAAGGTAATAATTTAACACATGTGCCATCAAAGGCCATTGGAATACTTAAAAATCTAGAAAGACTTTCCTTGTCTCACAACCCTGTTGGGTCAATACATCCTTTTGCATTTAAAGGACTTGACAGGCTTGaatatctatctttaaaaagtgcaaaaataaaaagcattatCATGAATGGATTTGCTGGATTAAATAACcttaaaaagttaattttaagCCATAATGATTTAGAACATGTAAATTCCAACACTTTTACTTCGTTGCATAATTTAATGTACCTGCAACTAGACAAGAATAAAATAGTTAGCATTGGTGATAATGCATTTGAAAAAATGGGATCTTTTTTAAAGATTCTAAATCTAGCATCTAACAACCTTACCGATTTGCAGCCTAAAGTGCTCAAGCCTTTGGTTTCATTAACTCATCTACAGGCAAATAACAACCCTTGGAACTGTAGCTGTACACTGCTTGGGCTACGTAATTGGCTAGCATTATCTTCAATCTCTGTTAAAATCCATTGTCAAGATCCCCCAAGTATGCGCGGTAGACCTTTGCATTATGTTAAATGGACCGAATTCACAAACTGTGCTATCACTACCACTAATCCAGAAACAGCCTGGAGTGTAGCATCTGTAGGTATCCATCATAGCACCGCCACTTTAGTGATGGCATGGCGTATGGTAACCACATATGATACACTTGTACATTTGGAAAATGCTGGAACTAAACGTGTTACTTTCTGGGGAAGAGCTCCAACCACATCTGCCAGTCGATTTCTTTATGAAGAATATGCTGCTGGGAATCCATCAGAAGCAACAACAGTGTTATCAGTATTACCAGTGCAAACAGCTGCACAGATTGTGCCAGTTAACTTGACCATGGAACAGAAAAGTGAATTTCCTCCAGATGCTGCATCTGTATCCTTAAAAACATCTCTAATCTGTACACAgcaggtggagaaactgaatcAGGCATTTGACAttttattagcctttttcattttAGCATGTGCTGTGATCCTTTTTCTAATCTATAAAATTGTCCAGTTTAGACAGAAGCTGAAGATGCTGGGAGACTCGGGGGAAAAGGGAATAGAGTACTACAGTTCTTACCAGGCTGGTAGATACAATGTAACTGACCCAGTTCAGTCCCTACCTCAAAATCCAATGAGAAGTTCAGAATTGGACCAAATTAAGTTTATCAAACGAACAATGCCTGAAAGTCAGGCACAGGTCATCTTGTTTGAACATTCAGCATTGTAACTTATTCAGCTAGACTTTTGATGTTGAATCTATTGTGGTTTGAAATGTCAAGAAATCAAGTGCATTAAGTTCTCTTAAAAATAGTTGAAGTTTCTCTACTTGGTTAACTGGTTGATGGTTTTGtggaaaatgttataatttggaaTTGATATCATGATTCTTACTCCAAATGTCACTGAATTTCTTAACTTTTAATAGCTATACTGTCATTTGAATCTTAAGCCTGTGTCATGGACAAATCTCATTCTACTCTGTCCCCATTTGAGGGAATTCTTCATTCATAACTCCTGCAGCTAACGAGTGTTCTCCCTGTGTGAGAAGCTAAAACTATGcttttttaaaggttttgttcttttcaaatatttattattattaaattattcaTAGAAGCAACATAAAACAGCTTGTAAATGAGTAAGCAAAACTGATGGTGATTGTTGTTGTCAGCATCATGAAGCTGAAATAGTTGTGTGAGAAAATGGTTCTCTTAGGAAGATAGTCTCTTAATATGTGAATAGTAATTCATAATGACCATCTGAAATGGAGCAGAAAACAAAAGGGATGTGCATTCCTTTTCATTTAACTTGGATTAGGTTAAATCTTCTGAGAAACATGCAAAATAAACTatacattatttgtatttaaatacaaaatatatgtTGCTAATATTCGGAGTAATTGTTGCAGTGTGTATAGTATGTATATTAAAACAAGatatacaatataattcattATCCAAATTCTCTATCCAAAAATCATAGTTATCCGAATACACAATATGTCCTCCTATAGCATTTCCATTTATCCAAATGCCCAGTTATCCAAAAGTTTTGGCTGTTCCCCAGGCATAGGCAGCAGGTGGCTAAGACTAGAGGGGGCTCAGCCTCCCTAAATCTATCTCTGCCTCTGTGGTGTAGCCACGAGTGGATTGGTTGGGTCTTAgcacccaggcccacccaaatctgagcaCCAGCCACAATGCTTAAAGTGAGGGGGGTTATGGAGGTGTCTCAGCcctagatttttttattttatttttttaagattgaGCCAGGTTACCAAGGGGCAGTCTTTTAGTAGAGCTGCTGCCACTTCATACCATTCTGCACATCTCTGCTTCCCCATCAACACAGGCTCTGATTGGCTCTCAGCTGCCAAACAATCAGGTTTTGACCAGGGCCCCCACCCAGCAATGGATGAGGGCAGGCATGCCTTCATCAATAAAAAAGGAAGTAACCTGAGTTGGGTGGCATTGGATGGAGCCTGTATTGATGGGGAGCGGAACAAAgcctgggactgggagcaggagcCTGTTTGCCAGGTCTCAAGACCACTCCTTGGTGCAACCACTTCTCTCGCACTCATGCAGAAGAAGGACTCTGCCCCTTAGCACCTAGCTCTGGTTACTGCTTTCCCATGGTCTCCCATCTCCCACAGCTAATCTGATTGTAGCCAACATCTGCCATCCACCCAGGGCCATGATTGGGTTGAGGCACGCTTCTGCCAATGGGGAGGCAGTAGCCAGAGCTGGATAGTGTAATGGCAGAACCACTTCCCTGCTGCCATAATGGAGCAGTGGCTAGGCCAtatttgagtggcattgtgacctggcacacagggtctTACTACTTCCAGTCTTTGCTCTGCTCCCACATGGACACAAGCCTATGTGTGGCTATGCCCTTGGTCAGGCCCCCTGCTCCCAATAtagatcgatctatctatctatttaatCACCATCCTCCCAGGCCATGTGGATAAACAGAAGTGAACTGTATATTGTTTGTTCATGTATTCATATATCTTCTCTCTGCATATCACACTAACTGGAAAATAGGGTATATAGAGAAATAAATTTTCCTGTACGTTGAAAAAAGGACTTCATAATATCCAGCATCAGAGGCCTAGATAATTATTCCTTAATAGGAGGAATTTTTTCATCCCAAGGTTAATAGTTTTTTTTCTATGAACTTGAAAATGCCAGTTTTTGTATCATTCGTCATCCCACTTAAGATTTTTTAAGTTAAACATGCTGTATTATTAAATAGCCTTTGCTGAGGGGTGTATTTTGAATCACAAGGTGAAATGACTTTGTCTCAGCCAGTACCAGAGATCTAGCTTTTAAGATCAGGATCCATcttgaataaatgtaaattagtTTTTAATTTGTACCTTGCATCTATTTTAGCTATTTATATTTACTCAGAATATTGTTTGATTGTGTCTGCTGGTATCCTGGAGTGTGTTTTAAACTGttctaattttcttttattttgggaCTATATTTAGTTGATGTTTTTCTCCCCAGACAATATGAATGATAGCATTAAAAAGCTATAGAAGTTTGTCACAACTACTAATTTAGGATCAGATTTTCAGCCAATCCTAAACTGGGTCTCCATTTTTGTAGGTGCAGTTTTGCATCCATAGGTATGTGCACCAGAAATGTAGATCATTTATGTATCTAAGCAACCAAATCTACAAGCACAATATTTGTGCCTACAGTTTTGCACCAGTAAAAATGGAGACCAGTGTTTGAAAATGTGTACCCAAATATGAAATGAATTTATGTTGTTCAACTATAGAGCCAGATCCTTTACTGTTGCACATCCCTTTTTCATCATGCTGCCAGTACATTATGGTCAGTCTGCCATAGGAGCATCACCACAATGCGCAAAGGGCATCCTCTAAAgtagtgtttttcaaagttcatgtcacgacccagtactgggtcgcggcatgtaaggcactgggtcgccttgctcagcacccagggaccctaaCGGaacattaaaagtcccgtcggcagtGCTGctcagctaaggcaggctagtgcctacctgttctcACGccgtgctgtgccccagaagcggacagCAACGGGTCTGGTTTCTAGGCAGGAGGGCCACAggactccgcacactgcccctgctccGAGCACTGGTTCTGCActcccagccaatgggggctggggaggggaaagatggTGCCTGCGGGCGACAACTGCGCAGAGCCACTTGTGCACCTATGtttaggagctggacctgctgctggctgcttctggggtgcagcacagTCCGTGGTGCCAAgacaggtgggaagcctgccgctgcgccgctgactgggagccgccagaggtaaccccgtgccccagccctgagccccccccaacccgtaaccccttcctgcaccccaaacccctcatccccagccccaccccagagcctgcacccccaacccaatgtcctgaccccctcccgcaggccacccccctaccccagccctgagctccccagccccaccccagagcctgcacccccagctcagagccctgaccccctcccacactctaaccccctgccccagccctgagatcACCCCCAaccctggagcccctcctgcaccccaaacacctcatacCCGGCCCCACCTCGCAGCCCTCGCCCCCgtaccccaactctctgccccagcccagagcccctcccacaccccaaacccctcatccccagctccattgggtcgcgggcgtcaacaattttcttcaactggctccccaggaaaaaagtttgaaagccaCTGCTCTAAAGGCATAGAACCACCAAAGGGCTCCTGTATCATCTCACTTTCCTGCTGGCAGCATAAGGGACATGTCGGAGATGCCTCTATGTTGGATTGATCCCCAGCTGCAGTTTCAGCTTCTCAGGTTACTCTAAGCTGCTATTGAGGACTGCTCCTGTTCACAACAACCCAGTACGGGGGTGTGTGCAAAAACAAGCTTTCCACCACCTTCAGACTTGTGCTCTGATCCTACACTGCACTATATACGCCTTGCAATAGCCGAGTGTCTGACCCGTGATTTCTTTGTATTAAATGTGGTGCAGCATCAGGCATCCTTGAATGAGACTTTTCTATCTTAGGTCATctattttaagtttaaaaatcatcactgatatgCTACTAGGGGAACAGCTACTATGGGTCACATGACCTTGTTTCAACCAATTGGATTGTTTGGCATTACGAGGATATAATACAGATATAGAGATGTTAAGTATAATATGCACATGTATTTAGAGAGGAGAAAAGCATGGAAAATGTTTCTTGCCTTGGATTCAGATTTAAAATGTGCTTTAGATAGCATGGTCATGGAAGCTGAAACAAAACCATCCAACATCTTATCTTTCTTCTTGCCCCATTGTGCTTATTGTCGCATTCTGGTTCTTATATAGAATTCACTGATCTGGTGGTGTTAGGTTTCCTTGTGGGGTTAGTAACAATTACAGAATATGAAatgagtggatttttttaaaactttctgtcTTCCTAAAGAGTCTGTGACATTTTATATGTCTGTCCTTCGTAATAAAGGACCAATATAATCTCCTAGGTTAGAGAAATCCACGTGGCTTCTTTCATAACAGAAGCGAGGATATGGACCATGCTTTTCAGTTTTTATACGTTTGTTCCTTAGATCAGGGATTCTCACTGTTTCAGAGTATAGATTACATTTTAATCCAGCAACCCCTCAAAATCAGACTGCCCTTTCATTTTTGATTGTGTAACATTCCTGAGTCAGCTACAGCCATTGCTTACATGCACAAGTGATATTAGGTAattatttaatgtaattttagGCTGTTTCTCTATGTGATTTATTAGTTGGAAATGAGGAGAAACCAGTTCTACGTGACCAGCAAGTGCTCTGTGGACCACAAGCATTCCCCTGACCACAGTTAGTGAAATGCTTCTTTACATTTTCTTCAAGATACCACAAAGATGATGTTGATATGGAAGCAGTTTTGAGAAAAAAATTCCATTGTAGAAGGAAAAGCATCATtggtctgatttttcaaagtactaagcacccaaaaatcctgCTGATGTTGATATAAGGTTTGGAATCAGGCTGGTGGGggagatatttttttttctattaaaggGAAGCATACATTAATTTTCCAGTATTCAcatttaatatatctttttgaattCAAATGCTATTTTAGTAAATGAAAAGAATTATATTCATTATGGTGTATTTCTGGAGTTATTCTCATCATCCTAGCCCATGGAGAAAAAGAGTGACGCTTTAATCTACCCTTGCCACCTCTGCTACCCTTGGCCAATAAGGAACTGATTTGAATGTTCTTCCCCGTTGACTTGTCAGTTCCTACATCAATCCTCTGGGCCTTTGTGGAAGAGCACTGAAGATTTCACCTCTGTACTTTTCCTCCAGATCTTCAAGGAAGGGAAGCAAAGTTTCCAGTTTCCCAATCCAacttctcttctccttctccccccttccttcctctctctccctcctcctcccccccacttgccccccccccctcccggaagGAGGTGATCTCGCAACTCCCTTTCTGACAGACTAACAGGATATACACATTAGGGGCAGGGACAATGTGGTTGAGTACCCACATTTTGATTCTTTGGGGTATGTGTTTTATTAAAATGATGGTGGTAGAATTTTGTCTACAGTAGTTTGGTATGTTGTTAAAATGGTGACGCTGAATTTTTGAACAAACTTATTAGAATAATAAAAAATTGTGAATGGATAGCTTGGTTGATGGAGTAGGGAAAGGGCAAACATTTATAATATTTTCCCTGGAACCCACACCATTTGGATGCTACATCTCACTTTCGTTTTTATTCTGAGAaagtaaatatatattaaaacaagAGCTGTAGAACTAAACATGCCACAAGTATACATACTTACATCCTGGTGTACTTTTAATTATAGCTCAAGTTTTTATGTGCAGACAGGCCCTTCCACCAATTAAAATAGTGTTTATGGTATCAGCTGCAGCATTGGAGCCGGGTCCTACAGCCCTTACTTACAGGAGATATAAACCAGCAGTGTTGGATCCTAAGTCTTTTTCACAGGATCCCAGAGAAAAGTTGTGCTCTGAATAATGAGGAAAATGCAATTGTCATGAAAGCACCACCAactagtaataaaaatatttttattggctGAAATCAAACTATATGGAATAAGAGGTGCTTACTTTTTTATGTATTAAACTCCTACTATAGACAATATTAATTGTTtaattttgaaagaaaagttCATTTAAACACAGTGTCCCTAGTGCTGTCTTGAATTGGCCTGCCACTTTGATTTGCCAGTACCTTTCTAGGAACAGACACTGGCTAATTTTGGAAatcctttattttgttacattGATTTGCAAGATGTTTCCTTGAGAATAAgacaataatacattttatattGCCCTTGATCTTTAATgtaggtttgtttttaaacaatagtAACCATGCATTGACTTGTTTTTTTTCAATATGTGTCTTGTATTCTAAACATTTTGCACTGTTTAATTATCTCATATTTGGTAAGGCTTTTAGCATAGCTGGAAAAAGAAACTTTGTTCCTTTTGTTCCATGGCTGAAAAGTCACACACGTGTTTACTGAACACTATCATTTTTACCCACTTTTGGCAAGTGTTCTACATTCGCCTGACTCTCAACTTTGCAATACTCtacattttttaatctttttaccAGGTCCTGCAATTGCAGCACAAGGAATAAAAATGATAATTTCTCTTATATGTAAATGTAATCGAAAGATCCCTTCTCCACCCccagaaaagaggaagaaaatgaTGATGAAACAAATTTATAATCCAGATTGCTTCTTTTCAGAATGTTCCTGACCAAACAATGTTACCACAAAGCTCTACGCCATTCCTTGCCTCTTGCTTCCACCAGATGACAGGATCTCAGGTTCCCAATGGTCAACCTTCTCTGATATGTTTTGGAGAATCACAGATCCTTTGAAGCTTAGGTGTTCAGGTGGGCCTTCCTATGAGCTTTTCCCACCAATTTGTAAACACTGAAACCCCCCAAAAATGTGAATAAGAGAGCTGCCCAGTGTAGTTTGCACTCTAGCCACTTAAGATAATCCATTCAAGGGACTCCTGAACAGGTGGATCACAGTTGGCCATTTCCTGTCCTGCAGAACTGTGCTTTCCATAGACCAGCCCTTGTTGATATAGATCCCAAAACCCCAACAGCGGTCCAAGAATCATGCATATTGAGAGCAGTAGAAAATATATGCCAGATGGCTTGTGCTTCTAATTGAGCGGCATATGCTCAAAGGGTATAGTCTACACCTCTAGAATCCCAGAGCTATTCAAATGCAAGAACTTGTTGAAACCAGCCCTGTATGTTCTTTGCATGCTTGGGCCATGTGCCTTATATGCTATACTGTGTCCTGCTTGTTTCCCCTTTTTGCGTCCTTTTGTGTACAATTAGACTATTATACGCTTCATACTGAAGTATTTGATAACTGTTTTAACACCAAATTACAAATTCATTTCCTAAAGGAAATTTTCTAGAATTGAGTGAAAGATGGGACAAAAACTTTTGATATCAAGATGGTTATTTAATGATAGATTAAATAAAGTAATATCAAAGCAggttttaaaccaaacttttcatgtATTCCCTATAATACTTCAGAAACAAGGACATGAAATTTTCCAGTGCTAGATGCAGTGTCTCTTTTTCCTAGGTATGtagtatattttttctttttttggatgaaaagagAACATTTTCACATAACTATAAGTAATCTGAAAGCTGCATTTTATCATCTTTTATAAGCAATTCTTATCCTAAATATGAAAGTAAAATGAGAAGCTGACAAGaattaaaaaagtaaaacttcaatttaaaaaatcaagtatAGATTATTTTTACCACCACTTAAATACAGTTTTACTTTATAAGATAGAATATTTAGAAGATAATGGATAGGACTGAGGTACGCCAATGCTCACTCCCTTCAAACAGTTACGAAATTGATTATATGGAATACATCCACCTGATCCTCACAGACTACAACAGCCCTACATCTCTTGGGATTTCACAAAAATGTAGTATGGACAAGAGCCCTTAAATTGAGTTGTAAGGTCAGAAATAAACGGAACCACGTTGCATTTAACCAATTAAGGTGATGTCTAATTGGCTATAAAATAATGGTTGAAAGTTGTAGAGTGGACTGGATCTATGGCTATTTCCAACAAACTCCTGGAGGTGAGATTAATTCCACTGTCCTAATCCAGGATAGCTCTGCATCAAAGTTCTTGGATTGTGAGCAACACTTACGCTTTAtctccagttctccaatttaatCACACATATTCCTGAGCATCATTTTGCTGTAGGCTTAGTTTACAAACTTTGGAATTCAGTAAGTTAACACTTGAAGCTGAACATGAGCAAGACAGAGGTTATGCTGGTGGATAGAGTAAAACTATCTTGAAGAGTTCTGTCTATGGATGCAATGTTGAAGGTGCATGCCCACAATTGGGCAGTACAGTGGATAGGGTAGGAGCGCTCCTGGATTCTTCACTAATActaagctctcacatagcagTCTTTGCAAATAATATTTTGTACCGTCTCTggttggctcagagactctgtcccATCCTGGTGAATGATGctttggcctcagttattcagACCTTTGCCCCCCCCACGGCTGAACTGCACtgcaatatacctgggcatgaagccttcagcatTTAGGAAACTCCAGCTAATATAAAACTCTGGGCCAAGTCTCCTCAGCAACAGAGGCTACTGCAAACATATcacacctgtcctctgctctatacactggcttcccatggaATTtcgaatcaagttcaaggtcttcaTCGTTATCTTAAAGGTGCTCAATGGCTGAGGCCCAGATTATCTAAAAGATCCACCACAGCTTGAAGATAAAGTCCAAGGCTGTGAACTTTGCtcttctggcacaatggaactttctacaatAAGGATAGCGCTTTCTTGGGGGTGGTCCAAGACTGGAATGAACTCCCAGAGGAACTAATAACCATCACAAATCTCATTACCTTCCACTCTAAGAGCAAGGCATATTTCTTGGGCCTTGCCTTTTCTCATATAAACatatagctgtgtgtgtgtgtaaatatattttatttaaatccaaAGTAAAACACTCCACTGTACATAATCTTCCCCTGGGGAGGGGATGAAAGAACAAACACAATttatgttagtcacattgcttaatgcattgCTGGAGGGTACTCAGATATTATGGTTAAaggtgcagtataagaacctgtatAGAAGAGAATAGTATATATGCAGGCCATGTGCTGCTAAAGTGGCTTGTTGAGAGGTTGGATGCTCCAGCAGAGTCCATAGGAGCATTCTAGTGCCTTCATAAGAGTAAGCATGCACTGTAGtagaggggtgaaaacattatctactatctggATCAGACAAAAATGTTTCCTAAAGTATTATGTGCTCCCAATATCGCTTTTCCCAAAATAGTGAAAGTTATGAGGTCAGTTCAACAAATCCATTTTCAAGCATGACAGGATGAAATGGGCCTTAAAATAGAACAGGAGAGTCACTACCATCAACCCATCACAATGAAGTCTAAAATACTGTTTTATAGCTGTCTTCAAAGCTAGGTACAAGGTCTTGTTTCCTTAGCTGCTTCATTCaaactaaaactttaaaaaattaaacttttaatagagggctcttcagtctagcagacaaa
Encoded here:
- the LRRC70 gene encoding leucine-rich repeat-containing protein 70, whose translation is MTEKAKDRDVCGLQSSVRCTGVFLHILNCFLLLLLQKEVHGCPSVCQLCTGKQVNCRNLGLSSIPKNFPKSTVLVYLSGNNISHVIPNVLTGLQKLAVLYLDNSSISYVHPKAFVELSKLCYLHLNNNHIKRLDPGIFEGLSDLHCLYLQNNQISFVPRGLFSGLISVRYLTLERNRLSILGSGTFLGMISLQTLNLANNKISRISDTAFHHLGNLVYLYLEGNNLTHVPSKAIGILKNLERLSLSHNPVGSIHPFAFKGLDRLEYLSLKSAKIKSIIMNGFAGLNNLKKLILSHNDLEHVNSNTFTSLHNLMYLQLDKNKIVSIGDNAFEKMGSFLKILNLASNNLTDLQPKVLKPLVSLTHLQANNNPWNCSCTLLGLRNWLALSSISVKIHCQDPPSMRGRPLHYVKWTEFTNCAITTTNPETAWSVASVGIHHSTATLVMAWRMVTTYDTLVHLENAGTKRVTFWGRAPTTSASRFLYEEYAAGNPSEATTVLSVLPVQTAAQIVPVNLTMEQKSEFPPDAASVSLKTSLICTQQVEKLNQAFDILLAFFILACAVILFLIYKIVQFRQKLKMLGDSGEKGIEYYSSYQAGRYNVTDPVQSLPQNPMRSSELDQIKFIKRTMPESQAQVILFEHSAL